One Brassica oleracea var. oleracea cultivar TO1000 chromosome C7, BOL, whole genome shotgun sequence genomic window carries:
- the LOC106305262 gene encoding aluminum-activated malate transporter 14-like isoform X3 gives MSNKVHERGMEMEEEGSKKATRKIQELPKKILKDIWKVGKDDPRRVKHALKVGVSLTLVSLLYLLEPLFKGIGSNAMWAVLTVVVVLEFSAGAAITYLRFIPYIKKNYDYGMLIFLLTFNLITVSSYRVDAVIKIAHERFYTIAIGVGVCLCMTLLFFPIWSGEDLHKSTVAKLQGLSFSIEACVKEYFGEEEKDKETSDSSEDMIYDGYKTVLDSKSTDEALAMYASWEPRHTRHCHRFPWQHYVKVGAVLRQFGYTVVALHGCLKTEIQTPSSIRVLFKDPCVRLAGEICKVLTELAASIQNRRRCSPEILSESLQVALQDLNSAIKSQPKLFFGSDDNVSQNGNSGRHNQNVPVTQHINKDANDDISHQNETGSPLGQNTGTPRGGNKSRFGPNDGASSFSRLRADTLERRSTAATGERRILMKQLSRIVVMTSLEFSEALPFAAFASLLVEMVARLDNVIEEVEELGTVACFKEYDGNVVDRTDVEVVENPADLVVGVE, from the exons ATGTCCAACAAGGTTCATGAAAGGGGCATGGAGATGGAAGAAGAAGGTTCTAAAAAGGCAACTAGAAAGATTCAAGAACTTCCAAAGAAGATTCTAAAAGATATATGGAAAGTTGGGAAAGACGATCCAAGAAGAGTGAAACATGCTTTAAAAGTAGGAGTTTCTTTGACACTTGTCTCCTTACTGTATCTCCTAGAACCTCTTTTCAAAGGCATTGGAAGTAATGCAATGTGGGCAGTCTTGACTGTTGTGGTCGTTCTTGAGTTCTCTGCCG GAGCGGCGATAACGTATCTAAGATTTATCCCGTACATAAAAAAGAACTACGATTATGGCATGCTTATATTTCTCTTGACGTTTAATCTAATAACAGTGTCAAGTTATAGAGTTGATGCTGTGATTAAGATTGCACACGAGAGATTCTATACTATAGCCATTGGTGTTGGTGTTTGCCTCTGCATGACCCTTTTGTTTTTTCCTATATGGTCCGGTGAGGACCTCCATAAGAGTACCGTTGCTAAGCTTCAAGGCCTCTCTTTTTCCATCGAAG CATGTGTGAAAGAGTACTTTGGAGAGGAGGAAAAAGACAAGGAGACATCAGATTCATCAGAAGATATGATCTATGATGGTTATAAGACAGTTTTAGATTCTAAATCCACCGATGAAGCACTT GCAATGTATGCAAGTTGGGAGCCAAGACATACAAGACATTGTCATAGATTCCCATGGCAACATTATGTTAAAGTTGGAGCTGTTCTTCGTCAGTTTGGTTACACTGTTGTCGCTCTTCATGGTTGCTTGAAAACCGAAATTCAG ACTCCTAGTTCTATACGTGTACTCTTTAAGGATCCATGCGTTAGATTAGCCGGAGAAATCTGCAAAGTTTTGACGGAACTCGCCGCAAGCATTCAAAACCGACGACGTTGTTCGCCGGAGATTCTCTCAGAGAGTCTCCAAGTGGCATTACAAGATCTCAACTCCGCCATCAAATCACAACCTAAGCTCTTCTTCGGCTCCGACGACAACGTTTCCCAAAACGGCAATAGCGGTAGACATAACCAAAACGTTCCGGTTACGCAACACATAAATAAAGACGCAAATGACGACATATCGCATCAAAACGAGACTGGATCACCTCTTGGGCAAAACACTGGAACGCCACGCGGTGGAAACAAATCACGTTTCGGACCAAACG ACGGTGCAAGTTCGTTTTCAAGACTGAGGGCTGATACGTTGGAACGGAGATCGACGGCGGCGACCGGAGAGCGACGTATACTGATGAAACAACTGAGCAGGATAGTGGTGATGACGAGTCTTGAATTCTCGGAGGCGTTACCGTTTGCTGCCTTTGCGTCGCTTCTTGTGGAAATGGTTGCTAGGCTTGATAATGTGATTGAGGAAGTGGAGGAGCTGGGAACGGTCGCGTGCTTCAAGGAGTACGATGGTAACGTTGTTGATCGGACGGATGTGGAGGTAGTCGAGAATCCGGCGGATCTAGTGGTTGGCGTGGAGTGA
- the LOC106305897 gene encoding probable serine/threonine-protein kinase At4g35230 — protein sequence MGCLHSKTANLPSSDDPSAPTKPESVNGDQVEQENQNFKEFDLNELRKATNGFSPSCIVSEGGEKAPNVVYRGKLEGNHLVAIKRFSRQSWPDAQQFVVEATGVGKLRNKRLVSLIGCCAEGDERLLVAEYMPNDTLSKHLFHWEKQPLPWEMRVRIADYIAQALDHCYNENRKIYHDLNAYRILFDEEGDPRLSTFGLMKNSRDGKSYSTNLAYTPPEFLRTGRVIPESVIFSYGTILLDLLSGKHIPPTHALDIIRGKNALLLMDSSLEGQYESDDATKLVELASKCLQSEAKERPDTKFLLSAVAPLQKKEEVASHVLMGLPKNAVILPTMLSPLGKACSKMDLAAVHDILLKTGYKDEEGAENELSFQEWTQQVQEMLNMKKFGDIAFRDKDFKNSIEYYSKLVGIMPVPSATVFARRAFSYLMTDQQELALRDAMQAQVCIPEWPTAFYLQALALSKLGMESDAQDMLSDGAAYDAKRQNSWRC from the exons ATGGGTTGCTTACATTCCAAAACAGCTAATCTACCTTCTTCTGATGATCCATCAGCTCCAACCAAACCAGAATCAG TGAATGGGGACCAAGTGGAGCAAGAGAACCAAAATTTCAAAGAGTTTGATCTGAATGAGCTGAGGAAAGCAACAAATGGGTTTAGCCCTAGCTGCATTGTCTCTGAAGGTGGAGAGAAAGCTCCCAATGTGGTTTACAGAGGGAAGCTTGAAGGAAACCATCTCGTAGCCATCAAGCGTTTCTCTAGGCAGTCTTGGCCTGATGCTCAGCAATTTGTG GTGGAAGCAACTGGTGTTGGGAAGCTTAGAAACAAGAGATTAGTAAGTTTGATTGGCTGTTGCGCAGAAGGAGACGAGAGGTTGTTGGTAGCAGAGTATATGCCTAATGATACACTCTCAAAGCATCTCTTTCACT GGGAAAAGCAGCCACTTCCATGGGAAATGCGTGTTCGAATCGCAGACTATATTGCACAAGCACTTGATCACTGCTACAACGAAAACCGAAAGATATATCATGACCTGAATGCATACAGAATCCTCTTTGACGAGGAAGGTGATCCTCGTTTGTCTACTTTTGGTCTTATGAAGAACAGTAGAGATGGTAAAAGCTATAGTACCAACTTAGCTTATACTCCACCTGAGTTCTTGCGTACAG GCAGAGTCATTCCTGAAAGTGTGATCTTCAGTTATGGAACTATTCTTTTAGATCTTTTAAGCGGCAAACACATTCCACCTACCCAT GCTCTTGATATAATAAGGGGGAAGAACGCATTGCTTTTGATGGATTCATCTCTCGAAGGGCAATATGAGAGTGATGATGCAACTAAACTAGTTGAGCTTGCTTCAAAATGCCTTCAATCTGAGGCCAAAGAACGACCTGACACCAAGTTTCTTCTCTCTGCAGTGGCACCACTGCAAAAGAAAGAAGAG GTCGCCTCTCATGTGTTGATGGGCTTGCCAAAGAACGCTGTGATATTACCAACTATGCTTTCTCCTCTGGGAAAGGCTTGTTCAAAGATGGACCTCGCGGCAGTACACGACATTTTGCTTAAAACCGGGTACAAAGATGAAGAAGGTGCAGAGAACGAGCTTTCATTTCAAGAGTGGACACAACAAGTTCAGGAAATGCTCAACATGAAAAAGTTTGGGGACATTGCTTTCCGAGACAAGGATTTCAAGAACTCCATTGAATACTACTCAAAG TTGGTGGGGATCATGCCGGTTCCTTCTGCAACGGTCTTCGCCAGACGTGCTTTCTCCTACTTGATGACAGACCAACAGGAGCTTGCGCTTAGAGATGCAATGCAGGCTCAGGTGTGCATACCTGAATGGCCCACAGCTTTTTACTTGCAGGCTTTAGCACTCTCCAAGCTTGGAATGGAGAGTGATGCTCAAGATATGCTCAGCGATGGTGCAGCGTATGATGCTAAGCGACAGAATAGCTGGCGCTGCTAA
- the LOC106305896 gene encoding pentatricopeptide repeat-containing protein At5g46580, chloroplastic, whose amino-acid sequence MATVLSTSVDVCFNPQYSDTKKHSLFSKASSLRQSRTRKLNISCSSTKQPKTLEEEPVTKTPSLSEQLKPLSATTFRQEQQTHVLSKPKSVWVNPTRPKRSVLSLQRQKRSAYSYNPQIKDLRAFAQKLNSSDFTEKSEFLALLDEIPHPPDRDNSLLVLNSLREWQKTHIFFDWVKAKNLFPMETIFYNVAMKSLRFGRQFQLIEAMALEMVEDGVELDNITYSTIITCAKRCNLYDKAIEWFERMYKTGLMPDEVTYSAILDVYSKSGKVEEVLSLYERAVATGWKPDAIAFSVLGKMFGEAGDYDGIRYVLQEMKSMDVKPNVVVYNTLLEAMGRAGKPGLARSLFNEMLESGLAPNEKTLTALVKIYGKARWAKDALQLWEEMKAKKWPMDFILYNTLLNMCADIGLEEEAERLFDDMKESGGCKPDSFSYTAMLNIYGSGGKAEKGMKLFEEMLEAGVQVNVMGCTCLVQCLGKAKRIDDLVSVFETSVQRGVKPDDRLCGCLLSVMALCESGADAEKVMGCLGRANQKLVAFVKLVIDEKTEFETVKEEFKLVINGTQVEARRPFCNCLIDICRGKKQQERAHELLYLGTLFGLYPGLHNKTVKEWSLDVRSLSVGAAETALEEWMRTLANIVRRQEDLPEVFLAQTGTGTHRFSQGLANSFASHLEQLAAPFKPSDRAGVFFAKREDLVSWLESKFPPLVASQA is encoded by the coding sequence ATGGCGACTGTTCTCTCCACATCAGTCGATGTCTGCTTTAACCCCCAATATTCAGACACAAAGAAGCACAGTCTCTTCTCAAAGGCTTCTTCTTTACGACAATCTCGTACCAGAAAGCTCAACATTTCCTGCAGCTCCACGAAGCAACCCAAAACCCTAGAAGAAGAGCCAGTCACCAAAACCCCATCTCTCTCCGAGCAGCTCAAGCCTCTCTCCGCGACGACATTCAGACAAGAGCAGCAAACCCATGTCTTGTCTAAACCCAAATCCGTCTGGGTCAATCCGACAAGACCCAAAAGGTCAGTCCTTTCACTCCAGAGACAGAAACGCTCTGCCTACTCTTACAACCCTCAGATAAAGGATCTTAGGGCCTTTGCTCAGAAGCTCAATAGTTCTGATTTCACCGAAAAGTCAGAGTTTTTAGCTCTTCTCGATGAGATTCCTCACCCACCAGATAGAGACAACTCGTTGCTAGTGCTGAACAGCTTAAGAGAATGGCAGAAGACTCATATCTTCTTTGACTGGGTCAAAGCCAAGAACTTGTTTCCCATGGAGACGATATTTTATAACGTCGCTATGAAGTCTCTGAGATTTGGGAGGCAGTTTCAGCTTATAGAGGCAATGGCGCTTGAGATGGTGGAGGATGGTGTTGAGCTTGATAACATCACTTACTCAACCATCATCACTTGTGCTAAAAGGTGCAACCTTTACGACAAAGCTATTGAGTGGTTCGAGAGAATGTACAAAACTGGTTTAATGCCTGATGAGGTGACTTACTCAGCGATTCTCGATGTTTACTCCAAGTCAGGGAAAGTTGAGGAGGTTCTTAGTTTGTACGAAAGAGCTGTGGCTACGGGGTGGAAGCCTGATGCTATAGCCTTCTCTGTGCTGGGGAAAATGTTCGGTGAAGCGGGGGATTACGATGGGATAAGGTATGTGTTGCAAGAGATGAAGTCTATGGATGTGAAGCCTAACGTGGTTGTGTACAATACTTTGTTGGAGGCTATGGGGAGAGCAGGGAAGCCTGGTTTAGCGAGGAGTTTGTTTAATGAGATGCTCGAGTCTGGTTTGGCTCCGAACGAGAAGACTTTGACAGCTCTTGTGAAGATTTACGGGAAGGCTAGGTGGGCTAAAGACGCGCTTCAGCTTTGGGAGGAGATGAAGGCGAAGAAGTGGCCTATGGATTTCATTTTGTACAACACGTTGTTGAATATGTGTGCTGATATTGGATTGGAGGAAGAAGCGGAGAGGCTGTTTGATGATATGAAGGAGTCTGGGGGATGTAAACCTGATAGTTTTAGTTACACAGCGATGCTGAATATATACGGGAGCGGTGGGAAAGCTGAGAAGGGGATGAAGCTGTTTGAAGAGATGTTGGAAGCTGGGGTTCAGGTTAATGTGATGGGTTGCACTTGTTTGGTTCAGTGCTTAGGGAAAGCTAAAAGGATCGATGATTTGGTTAGTGTGTTTGAGACATCGGTTCAGAGAGGAGTTAAGCCTGATGATAGGCTTTGTGGGTGTCTTCTTTCGGTTATGGCCTTGTGTGAGAGTGGTGCAGATGCTGAGAAGGTTATGGGTTGTTTGGGGAGAGCTAATCAGAAGCTGGTTGCATTTGTGAAGCTGGTCATAGACGAGAAAACTGAATTTGAGACGGTAAAAGAAGAGTTCAAGTTAGTGATCAACGGGACTCAAGTGGAGGCAAGAAGGCCCTTCTGCAACTGCTTGATAGACATATGCAGAGGCAAGAAGCAGCAGGAGAGAGCTCATGAGCTTCTTTATTTAGGAACACTCTTTGGTCTGTACCCGGGACTACACAACAAGACTGTAAAAGAATGGAGCTTAGACGTGAGGTCGTTATCAGTCGGTGCAGCTGAGACCGCTCTAGAAGAGTGGATGAGAACGCTTGCCAACATTGTTAGACGCCAAGAGGATCTTCCCGAGGTGTTCTTGGCGCAAACTGGGACAGGAACTCACAGATTCTCACAGGGCTTAGCGAACTCGTTCGCCTCTCATTTGGAACAACTAGCTGCACCTTTCAAACCGAGTGATAGGGCGGGTGTCTTTTTCGCTAAAAGGGAGGATTTGGTGTCTTGGTTGGAATCTAAGTTTCCACCTTTAGTTGCTTCTCAAGCATAA
- the LOC106305262 gene encoding aluminum-activated malate transporter 14-like isoform X2: MSNKVHERGMEMEEEGSKKATRKIQELPKKILKDIWKVGKDDPRRVKHALKVGVSLTLVSLLYLLEPLFKGIGSNAMWAVLTVVVVLEFSAGSLAFFIEFVAKDSGKIFRAVFISASVFIIGAAITYLRFIPYIKKNYDYGMLIFLLTFNLITVSSYRVDAVIKIAHERFYTIAIGVGVCLCMTLLFFPIWSGEDLHKSTVAKLQGLSFSIEACVKEYFGEEEKDKETSDSSEDMIYDGYKTVLDSKSTDEALAMYASWEPRHTRHCHRFPWQHYVKVGAVLRQFGYTVVALHGCLKTEIQTPSSIRVLFKDPCVRLAGEICKVLTELAASIQNRRRCSPEILSESLQVALQDLNSAIKSQPKLFFGSDDNVSQNGNSGRHNQNVPVTQHINKDANDDISHQNETGSPLGQNTGTPRGGNKSRFGPNDGASSFSRLRADTLERRSTAATGERRILMKQLSRIVVMTSLEFSEALPFAAFASLLVEMVARLDNVIEEVEELGTVACFKEYDGNVVDRTDVEVVENPADLVVGVE, encoded by the exons ATGTCCAACAAGGTTCATGAAAGGGGCATGGAGATGGAAGAAGAAGGTTCTAAAAAGGCAACTAGAAAGATTCAAGAACTTCCAAAGAAGATTCTAAAAGATATATGGAAAGTTGGGAAAGACGATCCAAGAAGAGTGAAACATGCTTTAAAAGTAGGAGTTTCTTTGACACTTGTCTCCTTACTGTATCTCCTAGAACCTCTTTTCAAAGGCATTGGAAGTAATGCAATGTGGGCAGTCTTGACTGTTGTGGTCGTTCTTGAGTTCTCTGCCG GTTCTTTGGCATTTTTCATTGAATTTGTCGCTAAAGATTCTGGCAAAATCTTCCGAGCAGTTTTCATCAGTGCTTCAGTTTTTATCATTG GAGCGGCGATAACGTATCTAAGATTTATCCCGTACATAAAAAAGAACTACGATTATGGCATGCTTATATTTCTCTTGACGTTTAATCTAATAACAGTGTCAAGTTATAGAGTTGATGCTGTGATTAAGATTGCACACGAGAGATTCTATACTATAGCCATTGGTGTTGGTGTTTGCCTCTGCATGACCCTTTTGTTTTTTCCTATATGGTCCGGTGAGGACCTCCATAAGAGTACCGTTGCTAAGCTTCAAGGCCTCTCTTTTTCCATCGAAG CATGTGTGAAAGAGTACTTTGGAGAGGAGGAAAAAGACAAGGAGACATCAGATTCATCAGAAGATATGATCTATGATGGTTATAAGACAGTTTTAGATTCTAAATCCACCGATGAAGCACTT GCAATGTATGCAAGTTGGGAGCCAAGACATACAAGACATTGTCATAGATTCCCATGGCAACATTATGTTAAAGTTGGAGCTGTTCTTCGTCAGTTTGGTTACACTGTTGTCGCTCTTCATGGTTGCTTGAAAACCGAAATTCAG ACTCCTAGTTCTATACGTGTACTCTTTAAGGATCCATGCGTTAGATTAGCCGGAGAAATCTGCAAAGTTTTGACGGAACTCGCCGCAAGCATTCAAAACCGACGACGTTGTTCGCCGGAGATTCTCTCAGAGAGTCTCCAAGTGGCATTACAAGATCTCAACTCCGCCATCAAATCACAACCTAAGCTCTTCTTCGGCTCCGACGACAACGTTTCCCAAAACGGCAATAGCGGTAGACATAACCAAAACGTTCCGGTTACGCAACACATAAATAAAGACGCAAATGACGACATATCGCATCAAAACGAGACTGGATCACCTCTTGGGCAAAACACTGGAACGCCACGCGGTGGAAACAAATCACGTTTCGGACCAAACG ACGGTGCAAGTTCGTTTTCAAGACTGAGGGCTGATACGTTGGAACGGAGATCGACGGCGGCGACCGGAGAGCGACGTATACTGATGAAACAACTGAGCAGGATAGTGGTGATGACGAGTCTTGAATTCTCGGAGGCGTTACCGTTTGCTGCCTTTGCGTCGCTTCTTGTGGAAATGGTTGCTAGGCTTGATAATGTGATTGAGGAAGTGGAGGAGCTGGGAACGGTCGCGTGCTTCAAGGAGTACGATGGTAACGTTGTTGATCGGACGGATGTGGAGGTAGTCGAGAATCCGGCGGATCTAGTGGTTGGCGTGGAGTGA
- the LOC106305112 gene encoding NAC domain-containing protein 86-like encodes MGSSSLPPGFRFHPTDEELIDYYLKRKVEGLEIELEVIPVIDLYKFDPWELPDKSFLPNRDMEWFFFCSRDKKYPNGLRTNRGTKAGYWKATGKDRKITCRSSSTVGHRKTLVFYKGRAPLGDRTSWLMHEYRLCDDESSSQGSQYFKGAFVLCRVAKKNENKSNSKIQRNLSEQTLGSGESSGYSSRVTSPSRDGTVPFHSFVNPDSSNIWISPDFILDSSKDYPQIQDVAPYFQDFDFPVFGNQDVDVPASTLNANVDQSIDESMQTGYWTNSWYDQTGLFD; translated from the exons ATGGGAAGTTCAAGTTTACCTCCAGGATTCCGGTTCCATCCTACTGATGAAGAACTCATCGACTATTACTTGAAAAGAAAAGTGGAAGGCCTCGAAATCGAGCTTGAAGTCATCCCCGTTATTGATCTTTATAAATTTGATCCGTGGGAGTTACCAG ACAAATCTTTTCTCCCAAACCGGGACATGGAATGGTTCTTCTTCTGTTCAAGGGACAAAAAATATCCTAATGGTTTGCGTACAAACCGAGGAACAAAGGCGGGTTACTGGAAAGCAACCGGAAAAGACCGGAAAATTACATGTCGTTCATCTTCTACAGTCGGTCATAGAAAAACCCTAGTTTTCTATAAAGGTCGTGCTCCGTTAGGCGATAGAACCAGTTGGCTCATGCATGAATATCGACTATGCGATGATGAGAGTTCATCACAAGGTTCACAATATTTCAAG GGAGCTTTTGTGTTATGCCGTGTGGCTAAGAAGAATGAGAACAAGAGTAACTCAAAAATTCAAAGAAACCTAAGTGAACAAACACTTGGATCAGGAGAAAGTTCGGGTTATTCAAGTCGTGTGACTTCACCTAGTCGTGATGGAACGGTGCCGTTTCACTCATTTGTCAATCCAGACTCTTCCAACATTTGGATTTCACCTGATTTCATTCTTGATTCTTCAAAA GACTATCCTCAAATCCAAGATGTTGCACCTTACTTTCAAGACTTTGATTTTCCAGTTTTCGGTAATCAAGACGTTGATGTTCCAGCGAGTACCTTGAATGCAAATGTAGATCAGAGCATAGACGAATCTATGCAAACTGGTTACTGGACAAATAGTTGGTATGATCAAACCGGTTTATTTGATTAA
- the LOC106305262 gene encoding aluminum-activated malate transporter 14-like isoform X1: MSNKVHERGMEMEEEGSKKATRKIQELPKKILKDIWKVGKDDPRRVKHALKVGVSLTLVSLLYLLEPLFKGIGSNAMWAVLTVVVVLEFSAGATLCKGLNRGLGTLIAGSLAFFIEFVAKDSGKIFRAVFISASVFIIGAAITYLRFIPYIKKNYDYGMLIFLLTFNLITVSSYRVDAVIKIAHERFYTIAIGVGVCLCMTLLFFPIWSGEDLHKSTVAKLQGLSFSIEACVKEYFGEEEKDKETSDSSEDMIYDGYKTVLDSKSTDEALAMYASWEPRHTRHCHRFPWQHYVKVGAVLRQFGYTVVALHGCLKTEIQTPSSIRVLFKDPCVRLAGEICKVLTELAASIQNRRRCSPEILSESLQVALQDLNSAIKSQPKLFFGSDDNVSQNGNSGRHNQNVPVTQHINKDANDDISHQNETGSPLGQNTGTPRGGNKSRFGPNDGASSFSRLRADTLERRSTAATGERRILMKQLSRIVVMTSLEFSEALPFAAFASLLVEMVARLDNVIEEVEELGTVACFKEYDGNVVDRTDVEVVENPADLVVGVE; encoded by the exons ATGTCCAACAAGGTTCATGAAAGGGGCATGGAGATGGAAGAAGAAGGTTCTAAAAAGGCAACTAGAAAGATTCAAGAACTTCCAAAGAAGATTCTAAAAGATATATGGAAAGTTGGGAAAGACGATCCAAGAAGAGTGAAACATGCTTTAAAAGTAGGAGTTTCTTTGACACTTGTCTCCTTACTGTATCTCCTAGAACCTCTTTTCAAAGGCATTGGAAGTAATGCAATGTGGGCAGTCTTGACTGTTGTGGTCGTTCTTGAGTTCTCTGCCG GTGCAACCTTGTGTAAGGGGCTTAATAGAGGATTAGGGACACTAATTGCAGGTTCTTTGGCATTTTTCATTGAATTTGTCGCTAAAGATTCTGGCAAAATCTTCCGAGCAGTTTTCATCAGTGCTTCAGTTTTTATCATTG GAGCGGCGATAACGTATCTAAGATTTATCCCGTACATAAAAAAGAACTACGATTATGGCATGCTTATATTTCTCTTGACGTTTAATCTAATAACAGTGTCAAGTTATAGAGTTGATGCTGTGATTAAGATTGCACACGAGAGATTCTATACTATAGCCATTGGTGTTGGTGTTTGCCTCTGCATGACCCTTTTGTTTTTTCCTATATGGTCCGGTGAGGACCTCCATAAGAGTACCGTTGCTAAGCTTCAAGGCCTCTCTTTTTCCATCGAAG CATGTGTGAAAGAGTACTTTGGAGAGGAGGAAAAAGACAAGGAGACATCAGATTCATCAGAAGATATGATCTATGATGGTTATAAGACAGTTTTAGATTCTAAATCCACCGATGAAGCACTT GCAATGTATGCAAGTTGGGAGCCAAGACATACAAGACATTGTCATAGATTCCCATGGCAACATTATGTTAAAGTTGGAGCTGTTCTTCGTCAGTTTGGTTACACTGTTGTCGCTCTTCATGGTTGCTTGAAAACCGAAATTCAG ACTCCTAGTTCTATACGTGTACTCTTTAAGGATCCATGCGTTAGATTAGCCGGAGAAATCTGCAAAGTTTTGACGGAACTCGCCGCAAGCATTCAAAACCGACGACGTTGTTCGCCGGAGATTCTCTCAGAGAGTCTCCAAGTGGCATTACAAGATCTCAACTCCGCCATCAAATCACAACCTAAGCTCTTCTTCGGCTCCGACGACAACGTTTCCCAAAACGGCAATAGCGGTAGACATAACCAAAACGTTCCGGTTACGCAACACATAAATAAAGACGCAAATGACGACATATCGCATCAAAACGAGACTGGATCACCTCTTGGGCAAAACACTGGAACGCCACGCGGTGGAAACAAATCACGTTTCGGACCAAACG ACGGTGCAAGTTCGTTTTCAAGACTGAGGGCTGATACGTTGGAACGGAGATCGACGGCGGCGACCGGAGAGCGACGTATACTGATGAAACAACTGAGCAGGATAGTGGTGATGACGAGTCTTGAATTCTCGGAGGCGTTACCGTTTGCTGCCTTTGCGTCGCTTCTTGTGGAAATGGTTGCTAGGCTTGATAATGTGATTGAGGAAGTGGAGGAGCTGGGAACGGTCGCGTGCTTCAAGGAGTACGATGGTAACGTTGTTGATCGGACGGATGTGGAGGTAGTCGAGAATCCGGCGGATCTAGTGGTTGGCGTGGAGTGA